The DNA segment CCGCGGAGGCCAGAACCCTGCCCTGAAGGTCTTCCACCCGGTCGTCGACCGCGTCGAGGATGGCGAGGTAGACGCCCACCATGGCGTCGAGGAGCGTGTAGACGAGAAAATCCGGCCCCGCGCCCCGGAGGACACTCAGCTCGTTCCTGAGCCGCTCCCTGACCTGTTCGAAGACCTGGAACGGCTGCTCGCGGAACGTTATGACGTAGTTCTCTCCGAAGATCAGGCTGACCTGCTCGCTTGCGACCCTGCCGTCTCTCTCCGAGAGCATCCTCGCGATGACGGCGACGTAGGTCCCGAACTCCTCCACCTTCGGCCGCTGGTCCGGGGCCGTGATATCCCCCATCGTGAGCGGGTGGATCCCCGCCTGTTTCCCGAGGATCACGAGTTCGTCGCGCTCCGGCACCCCGACGACGTCGATCCAGGTGACCGTCTCCCGGCCGATCCACGACCATGCCTCGGTGAGTTCGATGCACTCGTGCTCCTCGATGCGATCCTCCGTGTAGTCGATCACCCGGATCGAGAGTATCCCACAGGTTTTTTCCGGCCCCATCGCCACCTCCGGAGTCCCTGCTCCCCGGGGAAGAGGCGGATACGCCTTGCCGGTCCCGGCAAATCACCCGGCGAGCCGCCCGGCAGGAGTCGTGGACATCATCCCGGGTAAGGGGCATGCATCCCAAGGTATAAAACATCACTGTCGGGCAGATCACGCGTCTTCGACCGGCCCGCCGTCGTAGACGATAATGTTCTCGGTCGCGATGGTGATACCGTCGGCCGCTTCGATCGCCTCGAGGAGTTTGCGGGAGAGGTCGTCCTTCGTGGCCCGTTTCCTCCGGACGTCGGTCACGTACCGGATAGAAAAGTCGATCCAGTTGTCGGTGAGGGTCAGGTAGACGGACGGCTCCACCTCTCTCCTCGGCAGGTAGTAACGCATGCCGATCCTCTCGATCTCCCGCTCGGCCCGTCCGGACGTCGCCGCCGTCTCCCGGCGAACGATATCGAGGAAGAGGGAGACTGCCCGCCGCCAGTCCGACCCGTAGGTGATGGGGATGGAGATCTCGTCCCAGACGAAGGTGTGATCCATCGTGTAGTTGAAGACCCTTGATGACAGGACGGCACCGTTCGGGACGACGGCGATCCTGCCCGTTGCCTGATCTCCCTTCACGTCGCGGGCGTGGATCTCCAGGATCTTCGTCGCGAGGATCCCGATATCGAGAACGTCGCCCATCGTCTCGCTGATCTCGATACGGTCGCCGATCTGGTAGGTGCGCGAGACGATGATCAGGATCCCGCCGACGAAGTTCTTGAAGAGATCCTGGAGCGCGACGGCGATCCCGGCACCGATGATCCCGTAGGCGACGAAGATGTAGTTGGTGTCGATCCAGACCCGGAGGAGGATGACGGCGACGACGACGAACTTTAAGATGGACACCGTTCTCCGAAACGAGTAGCGCTCCCGCTCGTCCTTGATGCGCCGGAGGGTGAGCGACTCGACGACGAGAAAGAAGAAGTAGACGAGGCTGATCGTGAGGGACGTGTAGAAGACGCGTTCGAGGAAGATGTCCGGGTAGAGGAGTGCTGCAAGCAGGAACAGGGCCGTGGCGGTGCCGGAGATCACGATGACGGCGACGGTTCTCAGCGTCGCCCGTCTCTCTTCCTGCCTCTCCGGTTGCCGTCGGTCCGCCTGCATACCCCTCGCCCTGCTTCTCCTCGCAGCAAGATGGCGCGGACTTCGACGCAACGGGATATAATGGTATCCGGGCTTATGGGGTGGGAAGGGGTGGCGGCCGCGGTTCAGATCCACCCTTTCTTCCTGAAGTAGAGGAGCATCGCGACCGCGACGACCGCCATCGAGGCGAGGGCCGCAGGGTAGCCCCAGGGATGGCTGATCTCCGGCATGTAGGCGAAGTTCATGCCGTAGACCCCGGCGATGAAGGTGAGCGGGATGAAGATGGTGGCGATGACGGTGAGGACCTTCATGATCTCGTTCATCCGGCTGCTCTGGCTCGAGAGGTAGACGTCGAGGATTCCGGACATCGTATCCCGGTAGGTCTCCACGGTCTCGGCAACCTCTATGGTGTGGTCGTAGACGTCCCGGAAGTAGACGAGCGTCTGTTCCCCGATCAGGGGCGATTCGCCCCGTTCGAGTTGTGCAACCGCTTCGCGGAGCGGCCAGACCGAGCGCCGGAGCGCTATCAGGGATCGTTTTAAGGCATATATCACCTGCAGTGTCCCGCGGTCGGGGTCAGCCACCACCTCCTCCTCGACCGCCTCGATACGCTCCCCGAAGACCTCGATCACAGAGAAGTAGCCGTCGACAATCGCGTCGAGCAGGGCATAGAAGAGGTAATCCGGCCCAACGCTTCGGAGCCGCCCGGCTCCTGCACGCAGCCGCTCCCGGATGCGCTCGAAGACGTCGCCCGGGTGTTCCTGGAAGGATACGACGTAACCTCTCCCGAGCACCAGGCTGACCTGCTCGCTATGGAACTCGCCGTCTCCGGGAGCGAGCATCCGGACTGCAACGTAGAGGTAATCGCCGTAATCCTCGATCTTCGGCCGCTGGCGGGTGTTCGCGATGTCCTCCAGGGTCAGGGGGTGAATCCCGACGGCATCCCCGACCGCCTGGATCACCCCGGTATCGTGGACGCCGTCGACGTCGATCCAGATGACCCCCTCATGGAGGACGGAGAGCCGGAACTCCCCCGGCAGCGTGTACGTTCGCTCTTCGAGGCGGGACTCATCGTAGTCGATGACCGTGACGGTGACCGGTCGTGAGCGGGGGGCCGCTCCACCCGTCACCTGGTCGTCGTGCAGGCTCATAGGATATCCGGGTGGTTCAGGTGGGTTTATCGAAAATGAAGGGATTTTTGGGCTTCACCTTCTTGTTGCCGCTATCTCATCCTCTCTCTTCGCCTTCGCTGCAGCGCGGCCGATCAGGATGACCGCGATCACCGCGATGATCGTCACGACGATGGCATACACGAACATGGCGACAAGCGAGCTCTGATCTCCAAAAATCTCCGCGAAAAG comes from the Methanoculleus marisnigri JR1 genome and includes:
- the corA gene encoding magnesium/cobalt transporter CorA; protein product: MGPEKTCGILSIRVIDYTEDRIEEHECIELTEAWSWIGRETVTWIDVVGVPERDELVILGKQAGIHPLTMGDITAPDQRPKVEEFGTYVAVIARMLSERDGRVASEQVSLIFGENYVITFREQPFQVFEQVRERLRNELSVLRGAGPDFLVYTLLDAMVGVYLAILDAVDDRVEDLQGRVLASADPLALKQIYELKEDLLTIRRAAVPAREVLGSLASRELSLVRKETIPYFRDIYDRCIQAAEVAEYTRDTLSGVMDLHTSNQNNKLAEITTILTIVASIFIPLSFITGFYGMNLRDIPLEDSPWGYLLVLLLMLGVALAMLLYFKKKEWI
- a CDS encoding mechanosensitive ion channel family protein; protein product: MQADRRQPERQEERRATLRTVAVIVISGTATALFLLAALLYPDIFLERVFYTSLTISLVYFFFLVVESLTLRRIKDERERYSFRRTVSILKFVVVAVILLRVWIDTNYIFVAYGIIGAGIAVALQDLFKNFVGGILIIVSRTYQIGDRIEISETMGDVLDIGILATKILEIHARDVKGDQATGRIAVVPNGAVLSSRVFNYTMDHTFVWDEISIPITYGSDWRRAVSLFLDIVRRETAATSGRAEREIERIGMRYYLPRREVEPSVYLTLTDNWIDFSIRYVTDVRRKRATKDDLSRKLLEAIEAADGITIATENIIVYDGGPVEDA
- the corA gene encoding magnesium/cobalt transporter CorA, translated to MSLHDDQVTGGAAPRSRPVTVTVIDYDESRLEERTYTLPGEFRLSVLHEGVIWIDVDGVHDTGVIQAVGDAVGIHPLTLEDIANTRQRPKIEDYGDYLYVAVRMLAPGDGEFHSEQVSLVLGRGYVVSFQEHPGDVFERIRERLRAGAGRLRSVGPDYLFYALLDAIVDGYFSVIEVFGERIEAVEEEVVADPDRGTLQVIYALKRSLIALRRSVWPLREAVAQLERGESPLIGEQTLVYFRDVYDHTIEVAETVETYRDTMSGILDVYLSSQSSRMNEIMKVLTVIATIFIPLTFIAGVYGMNFAYMPEISHPWGYPAALASMAVVAVAMLLYFRKKGWI
- a CDS encoding DUF5654 family protein, with amino-acid sequence MSLKAEVIEKVSALLAAAFGLIAALAWNGAIQELFAEIFGDQSSLVAMFVYAIVVTIIAVIAVILIGRAAAKAKREDEIAATRR